In a genomic window of Sarcophilus harrisii chromosome 4, mSarHar1.11, whole genome shotgun sequence:
- the SMG8 gene encoding protein SMG8, producing the protein MAGPVSLRELLLGAAAGAGAASPAGSPAEGSGGGTGGAEPPWREDEICVVGIFGKTALRLSSEKFSLVNTVCDRQVFPLFRCQDPAEPGPGSGAEAGTVGEAGGAGDAGAGGGESARAGAAAPETTKEDPTSQDYSLLQAYYNQESKVLYLLLTSICDNSQLLRACRALQSGEVGGGLSSLPHAEAHEFWKHQEKLQCLSLLYLFSVCHILLLVHPTCSFDITYDRVFRALDGLRQKVLPLLKTAIKDCPVGKDWKLNCRPCPPRLLFLFQLNGALKVDPPRNQDPAHPDKPKKHSPKRRLQHALEDQIYRIFRKSRVLTNQSINCLFTVPANQAFVYIVPGGQEEDPVGMLLDQLRSHCTVKDPESLLVPAPLSGPRRYQVMRQHSRQQLSFHIENSSSSSSSSGQLVDFTLREFLWQHVELVLSKKGFDDSVGRNPQPSHFELPTYQKWIAAASKLYEVAIDGKEEDPASPTGEITSKILSSIKVLEGFLDIDTKFSENRCQKALPMAHSAYQSNLPHNYTMTVHKNQLAQALRVYSQHARGPAFHKYAMQLHEDCYKFWSNGHQLCEERSLTDQHCVHKFHSLPKSGEKPEADRNPPVLYHNSRARSTGACNCGRKQAPRDDPFDIKAANYDFYQLLEEKCCGKLDHINFPIFEPSTPDPAPAKNESSPAPPDTDAEKLKEKEPQTQGDSTSLSLALSLGQSTDSLGTYPADPQAGGDNPEAHGQGEVKTEKRPNLVDRQASTVEYLPGMLHSNCPKGLLPKFSSWSLVKLGPAKSYNFHTGLDQQGFIPGTNYLMPWDIVIRTRSEDEGDLDTNSWPAPNKAVPGKRSSVVMGRGRRRDDIARAFVGFEYEDSRGRRFMCSGPDKVMKVMGSGPKESAIKALNSDMPLYILSSSQGRGLKPHYAQLMRLFIVVPDAPLQIILTPQVQPGPPPCPVFYPEKQEITLPPDGLWVLRFPYAYVTDRGPCFPPKENVQLMSYKVIRGVLKAVTQ; encoded by the exons TCTTCGGCAAGACGGCGCTGCGCCTCAGCTCCGAGAAGTTCTCGCTGGTGAACACCGTGTGCGACCGGCAGGTCTTCCCCCTGTTTCGCTGTCAGGACCCGGCGGAACCAGGGCCGGGGTCGGGCGCCGAGGCCGGAACCGTGGGGGAGGCCGGCGGAGCCGGGGACGCCGGGGCCGGCGGCGGGGAGTCGGCGCGGGCGGGCGCGGCAGCCCCCGAAACGACCAAGGAGGACCCGACCTCCCAGGACTACAGCCTCCTCCAGGCCTACTACAACCAAGAAAGCAAAGTCCTGTACCTGCTGCTGACGTCCATCTGTGACAACTCGCAGCTGCTCCGGGCCTGCCGGGCCCTGCAGAGCGGAGAGGTGGGAGGGGGCCTCTCGTCTCTGCCTCACGCCGAAGCCCACGAGTTCTGGAAGCACCAAGAGAAGCTGCAGTGCCTCAGCCTCCTCTACCTCTTCTCCGTCTGTCACATCCTGCTCTTGGTCCACCCCACCTGCTCCTTCGATATCACTTACGACCGGGTCTTCCGAGCTCTGGATGGGTTGAGGCAAAAGGTGCTGCCCCTCCTCAAGACTGCCATCAAGGACTGCCCGGTGGGCAAGGACTGGAAGCTAAACTGCCGGCCTTGCCCGCCCAgactcctctttctctttcaactCAACGGGGCTCTCAAGGTGGACCCTCCCCGGAACCAAGACCCAGCCCACCCAGATAAACCCAAGAAGCACTCCCCCAAAAGGAGGCTCCAGCACGCCCTGGAGGACCAGATCTACCGCATTTTCCGCAAGAGTCGAGTCCTGACCAATCAGAGTATCAACTGCCTCTTCACCGTTCCTGCCAACCAGGCTTTTGTGTACATTGTCCCTGGGGGGCAGGAGGAAGACCCAGTGGGCATGTTGCTGGACCAGCTTCGGAGCCACTGCACTGTGAAAGACCCCGAGTCCCTGTTGGTCCCTGCACCCCTCTCTGGCCCGAGGCGATACCAAGTGATGAGACAGCACAGTCGGCAACAGCTTTCCTTCCACATAGAGAACAGCAGCAGCTCCAGCTCTTCTTCAGGGCAGCTCGTGGATTTCACCCTCCGAGAATTTCTGTGGCAGCACGTTGAGCTGGTACTGAGCAAGAAAGGTTTTGATGACAGTGTGGGCAGGAATCCGCAGCCTTCGCACTTTGAACTCCCGACCTATCAGAAGTGGATTGCAGCTGCTTCAAAATTATACGAAGTGGCCATTGATGGGAAAGAGGAAGATCCCGCTTCTCCCACAGGAGAAATTACCTCCAAGATTTTAAGCAGTATCAAAGTTCTGGAGGGTTTTTTGGATATTGATACAAAGTTCTCAGAAAACCGGTGCCAGAAAGCATTGCCCATGGCTCACAGTGCCTACCAGTCCAATCTGCCCCATAATTACACAATGACTGTCCATAAGAATCAGCTTGCCCAGGCTCTTAGGGTCTATAGTCAACATGCCCGGGGCCCCGCCTTTCACAAGTATGCCATGCAGTTGCATGAGGACTGCTACAAATTTTGGAGCAATGGCCACCAGCTTTGTGAGGAGAGGAGCTTAACAGATCAACACTGTGTACATAAATTTCACTCACTACCTAAATCAG GAGAAAAGCCGGAAGCTGACAGAAATCCTCCTGTCTTGTATCACAACAGCAGAGCTCGGTCCACTGGTGCCTGTAACTGTGGAAGGAAACAAGCACCTCGAGACGACCCCTTTGATATCAAAGCAGCTAATTATGACTTTTATCAG CTTCTAGAAGAAAAATGTTGTGGAAAACTGGATCATATCAATTTCCCAATATTTGAGCCAAGTACCCCTGATCCTGCTCCTGCCAAAAATGAATCATCACCTGCTCCTCCAGATACAGACGCTGagaaacttaaagaaaaagaacctcaAACCCAAGGAGACAGCACAAGTCTGAGTTTAGCATTGAGTCTTGGTCAGTCCACTGACAGCTTAGGCACATATCCGGCTGATCCACAAGCAGGAGGAGACAACCCTGAAGCTCATGGACAAGGGGAAGTAAAAACTGAGAAACGTCCAAATTTGGTTGATCGTCAGGCATCCACAGTTGAGTACCTCCCAGGCATGCTACATTCAAATTGTCCTAAAGGTCTTTTACCCAAATTTTCCAGCTGGTCTTTGGTCAAACTAGGCCCTGCCAAGTCTTATAACTTTCACACTGGCTTAGACCAACAGGGTTTCATTCCCGGAACAAATTATCTTATGCCTTGGGACATTGTCATCAGGACAAGATCTGAAGATGAAGGAGACTTAGACACAAACTCTTGGCCAGCTCCAAATAAGGCTGTTCCTGGAAAGAGAAGTTCAGTTGTCATGGGAAGAGGAAGGCGGCGAGATGACATAGCTAGAGCTTTTGTGGGATTTGAATATGAAGACTCTCGTGGTCGGAGGTTCATGTGCTCTGGCCCTGACAAAGTGATGAAAGTAATGGGAAGTGGGCCAAAGGAATCTGCAATCAAAGCCCTCAATAGTGATATGCCTTTATATATTCTGTCATCATCTCAGGGTCGAGGACTAAAACCACACTATGCTCAACTTATGAGACTTTTTATTGTGGTTCCTGATGctcctttacaaataatattaacGCCTCAG gtTCAACCAGGTCCACCACCTTGTCCAGTATTCTACCCTGAGAAGCAGGAAATCACCCTTCCACCTGATGGATTGTGGGTACTACGCTTCCCTTATGCTTATGTGACTGATCGTGGACCTTGTTTTCCTCCCAAGGAAAATGTGCAGTTAATGAGCTACAAGGTCATCCGAGGGGTTCTTAAAGCAGTTACACAGTAG